The proteins below are encoded in one region of bacterium:
- a CDS encoding VTT domain-containing protein, producing the protein MHFELAPLVQSVGYIGIFLIVFAESGLLIGFMLPGDSMLFTAGIFASQGYFNVWLLCALTFIAAVLGDNVGYAFGKRVGPRIFKKKDSLFFHQKYIDKSQAFFEKHGGKTLILARFTPVVRTFAPILAGVGRMEYRRFFFYNVIGAVLWAIGLTLMGYFLGSLMPDPERYIIPGIIVIVAISVLPSLWHIIRDRKNMALEKADTPSQAEIQEETRELKEALKK; encoded by the coding sequence CATCGGTATTTTCTTGATCGTCTTCGCCGAATCCGGCCTACTGATTGGCTTCATGCTCCCTGGCGACAGTATGCTCTTCACGGCAGGTATCTTTGCCTCGCAGGGATATTTCAATGTATGGCTTCTATGTGCACTGACCTTCATCGCCGCAGTACTCGGTGATAATGTCGGTTATGCCTTCGGTAAGCGTGTCGGGCCACGGATTTTTAAGAAAAAAGACTCACTCTTCTTTCACCAAAAATACATCGACAAATCTCAAGCCTTCTTCGAGAAGCATGGCGGCAAGACTCTCATCCTGGCTCGCTTTACCCCTGTCGTGCGTACCTTCGCGCCCATTCTCGCCGGCGTCGGGCGAATGGAATACCGACGATTCTTCTTCTACAACGTCATCGGTGCGGTCTTATGGGCGATTGGGCTCACGCTAATGGGATATTTCCTAGGCTCACTTATGCCAGACCCCGAGAGGTACATCATCCCTGGCATTATCGTCATAGTAGCCATATCGGTACTCCCATCACTCTGGCATATCATCCGCGATCGCAAGAATATGGCTCTAGAAAAAGCAGATACTCCATCGCAAGCCGAAATCCAAGAAGAAACTCGAGAGCTCAAAGAAGCCCTCAAGAAATAA